Proteins encoded in a region of the Prunus persica cultivar Lovell chromosome G4, Prunus_persica_NCBIv2, whole genome shotgun sequence genome:
- the LOC18781329 gene encoding uncharacterized protein LOC18781329 isoform X2: MTIFRIVDTFLLGCEKLDESMAQRSPSVDPWSEGLQTSFQAHQPVPTVDGQDNRIKSVRNTYVVLHQESQNPTTDAPIQSHAETQSNNGTINGTMKLPTDNAGSSHLSSPSTTSFSPGRFNTVGEYDPRFNFSGQGLMPMAELNTPSSLWKQDLSVKIHEHEEEIMQLRKHLANYSIKEAQIRNEKYVLEKRIAYMRLAFDQQQQDLVDAASKALSYRQDIIEENIRLTYALQDAQQERSTFVSSLLPLLAEYSLQPPVPDAQSIVSNVKVLFKHLQEKLLLTETKLKESQYQLGPWRSDSNHSNIAPQSPSHSIGAALATSNKNGLELVPQPIYSHETVPVSTSDAQTTTEWDLLGRHQSGLGGVVTNNMKANGLGRYSPIESRTSAAQDVPTQLAVTQGDAQVTRYSEETTNKQVTFRDPVRNSESDYQDPEGNHNERETSANWNSGNAPYTTALDDPSSSYAHYLPPVLEEPSSSFSEAADDDPLPAIDGLQISGEAFPGRELQACGYSINGTTSCNFEWVRHREDGSVYYIDGAKQPNYLVTADDVETYLAIEVQPLDNRKRKGELVKVFANEHKKITCDPEMQSHIEKILGSGHASFKIYLSTGYLDIWEPATLAIKREAYSIKCSETSGVVLTEKFSPTTLVTIPYGSPTELIISNPGGGEHILKTDDSSTDISCSRDTIVLTLRLFILRAGERRKGKKRLFF; the protein is encoded by the exons ATGACAATATTCAGAATTGTTGATACATTTTTGTTAGGTTGTGAG AAACTAGATGAATCAATGGCCCAAAGGTCGCCTTCAGTTGATCCTTGGTCCGAGGGTCTCCAAACATCTTTTCAAGCTCATCAACCAGTTCCCACTGTGGATGGTCAAGACAATAGAATTAAGAGTGTAAGAAACACTTATGTAGTTCTCCACCAAGAGAGTCAAAACCCAACTACAGATGCCCCAATACAAAGTCATGCTGAAACTCAATCCAACAATGGCACAATCAATGGAACCATGAAACTGCCTACAGATAATGCTGGCTCGTCTCACTTGTCTTCGCCATCTACCACATCATTTTCTCCAGGAAG GTTTAACACGGTAGGAGAATATGATCCACGGTTCAATTTTTCTGGGCAAGGACTGATGCCAATGGCTGAATTAAATACTCCTAGCAGCCTCTGGAAACAG GATCTGAGTGTTAAGATTCATGAACATGAAGAAGAGATTATGCAATTACGGAAACATCTTGCTAATTATTCAATAAAG GAAGCACAAATACGCAATGAAAAATATGTTCTGGAGAAGCGTATTGCTTATATGCGTCTG GCCTTTGATCAGCAGCAACAAGATCTTGTCGATGCTGCATCAAAAGCTCTATCTTATAGACAAGACATTATCGAGGAAAACATACGCCTCACATATGCATTACAG GATGCACAGCAAGAGAGATCAACATTTGTTTCATCTTTGCTGCCTCTTCTTGCAGAGTACTCCTTGCAGCCACCAGTTCCCGATGCCCAATCAATTGTTAGCAATGTCAAG GTTCTATTTAAACATTTGCAAGAAAAGCTCCTTCTTACTGAG acaaaattaaaggagTCACAGTACCAATTAGGACCTTGGCGCTCAGATTCAAATCACTCTAACATTGCCCCGCAGTCACCGTCTCACTCCATTGGTGCAGCATTGGCTACTTCA AACAAAAATGGGCTAGAACTGGTTCCGCAGCCAATATATTCCCATGAAACAGTACCAGTTTCTACTTCTGATGCTCAGACAACCACAGAGTGGGATCTATTGGGTCGCCATCAGAGTGGTTTGGGTGGTGTTGTCACAAATAACATGAAAGCCAATGGCCTGGGGAGGTATTCACCTATAGAAAGCAG GACTTCTGCAGCCCAAGATGTACCTACTCAACTTGCTGTTACTCAGGGTGATGCACAAGTAACTCGATACAGTGAAGAAACCACCAATAAACAGGTCACATTTCGTGATCCTGTCAGGAACTCAGAGAGTGATTATCAAGATCCAGAAGGAAACCATAATGAGAGAGAAACGTCAGCCAATTGGAATTCAGGAAATGCTCCTTACACAACAGCGCTTGATGATCCCAGCTCCTCGTATGCCCATTATCTACCACCAGTGCTTGAAGaaccttcttcttcattttcagaGG CTGCAGATGATGATCCGTTACCAGCTATAGATGGCCTACAAATTTCAGGCGAAGCTTTTCCTGGACGGGAACTTCAAGCATGTGGATACTCTATTAATGGAACAACCAGTTGCAATTTTGAG TGGGTACGCCATCGGGAAGATGGATCTGTTTATTACATTGATG GAGCAAAGCAACCAAACTATCTTGTTACTGCTGATGATGTTGAGACATACCTTGCTATTGAAGTCCAACCTCTGGATAACAGGAAGCGAAAG ggagAGCTTGTGAAGGTTTTTGCCAATGAGCACAAAAAGATAACTTGCG ATCCTGAAATGCAAAGTCACATAGAGAAGATTCTCGGTAGTGGTCATGcttcatttaaaatttatctgtCG ACTGGATATCTTGATATATGGGAACCGGCTACGTTGGCTATTAAGAGGGAAGCTTATAGTATTAAGTGTAGTGAAACTAGTGGTGTTGTACTTACGGAAAAGTTTTCGCCAACAACACTT GTAACAATTCCATATGGAAGTCCTACAGAACTCATAATATCTAATCCTGGCGGGGGTGagcatattttaaaaacagaTGATAGCTCGACTGATATTAGCTG
- the LOC18781329 gene encoding uncharacterized protein LOC18781329 isoform X1, whose translation MMENGYDGKFAEKFSGLAISNAADTIRSSNANHNHQDDSSLFQVMKAVEAAEATIKQQVEENLRLRTELQHKILELDRFKLDESMAQRSPSVDPWSEGLQTSFQAHQPVPTVDGQDNRIKSVRNTYVVLHQESQNPTTDAPIQSHAETQSNNGTINGTMKLPTDNAGSSHLSSPSTTSFSPGRFNTVGEYDPRFNFSGQGLMPMAELNTPSSLWKQDLSVKIHEHEEEIMQLRKHLANYSIKEAQIRNEKYVLEKRIAYMRLAFDQQQQDLVDAASKALSYRQDIIEENIRLTYALQDAQQERSTFVSSLLPLLAEYSLQPPVPDAQSIVSNVKVLFKHLQEKLLLTETKLKESQYQLGPWRSDSNHSNIAPQSPSHSIGAALATSNKNGLELVPQPIYSHETVPVSTSDAQTTTEWDLLGRHQSGLGGVVTNNMKANGLGRYSPIESRTSAAQDVPTQLAVTQGDAQVTRYSEETTNKQVTFRDPVRNSESDYQDPEGNHNERETSANWNSGNAPYTTALDDPSSSYAHYLPPVLEEPSSSFSEAADDDPLPAIDGLQISGEAFPGRELQACGYSINGTTSCNFEWVRHREDGSVYYIDGAKQPNYLVTADDVETYLAIEVQPLDNRKRKGELVKVFANEHKKITCDPEMQSHIEKILGSGHASFKIYLSTGYLDIWEPATLAIKREAYSIKCSETSGVVLTEKFSPTTLVTIPYGSPTELIISNPGGGEHILKTDDSSTDISCSRDTIVLTLRLFILRAGERRKGKKRLFF comes from the exons ATGATGGAGAATGGTTATGATGGGAAATTTGCGGAGAAATTCTCAGGGTTGGCGATTTCGAACGCTGCTGATACTATTCGTTCCTCAAACGccaaccacaaccaccaaGACGACAGCAGCTTGTTTCAGGTCATGAAAGCCGTGGAAGCTGCGGAAGCCACCATCAAGCAACAAGTCGAAGAGAATCTCCGACTGAGGACTGAACTTCAGCACAAGATTCTTGAGCTCGACAGATTT AAACTAGATGAATCAATGGCCCAAAGGTCGCCTTCAGTTGATCCTTGGTCCGAGGGTCTCCAAACATCTTTTCAAGCTCATCAACCAGTTCCCACTGTGGATGGTCAAGACAATAGAATTAAGAGTGTAAGAAACACTTATGTAGTTCTCCACCAAGAGAGTCAAAACCCAACTACAGATGCCCCAATACAAAGTCATGCTGAAACTCAATCCAACAATGGCACAATCAATGGAACCATGAAACTGCCTACAGATAATGCTGGCTCGTCTCACTTGTCTTCGCCATCTACCACATCATTTTCTCCAGGAAG GTTTAACACGGTAGGAGAATATGATCCACGGTTCAATTTTTCTGGGCAAGGACTGATGCCAATGGCTGAATTAAATACTCCTAGCAGCCTCTGGAAACAG GATCTGAGTGTTAAGATTCATGAACATGAAGAAGAGATTATGCAATTACGGAAACATCTTGCTAATTATTCAATAAAG GAAGCACAAATACGCAATGAAAAATATGTTCTGGAGAAGCGTATTGCTTATATGCGTCTG GCCTTTGATCAGCAGCAACAAGATCTTGTCGATGCTGCATCAAAAGCTCTATCTTATAGACAAGACATTATCGAGGAAAACATACGCCTCACATATGCATTACAG GATGCACAGCAAGAGAGATCAACATTTGTTTCATCTTTGCTGCCTCTTCTTGCAGAGTACTCCTTGCAGCCACCAGTTCCCGATGCCCAATCAATTGTTAGCAATGTCAAG GTTCTATTTAAACATTTGCAAGAAAAGCTCCTTCTTACTGAG acaaaattaaaggagTCACAGTACCAATTAGGACCTTGGCGCTCAGATTCAAATCACTCTAACATTGCCCCGCAGTCACCGTCTCACTCCATTGGTGCAGCATTGGCTACTTCA AACAAAAATGGGCTAGAACTGGTTCCGCAGCCAATATATTCCCATGAAACAGTACCAGTTTCTACTTCTGATGCTCAGACAACCACAGAGTGGGATCTATTGGGTCGCCATCAGAGTGGTTTGGGTGGTGTTGTCACAAATAACATGAAAGCCAATGGCCTGGGGAGGTATTCACCTATAGAAAGCAG GACTTCTGCAGCCCAAGATGTACCTACTCAACTTGCTGTTACTCAGGGTGATGCACAAGTAACTCGATACAGTGAAGAAACCACCAATAAACAGGTCACATTTCGTGATCCTGTCAGGAACTCAGAGAGTGATTATCAAGATCCAGAAGGAAACCATAATGAGAGAGAAACGTCAGCCAATTGGAATTCAGGAAATGCTCCTTACACAACAGCGCTTGATGATCCCAGCTCCTCGTATGCCCATTATCTACCACCAGTGCTTGAAGaaccttcttcttcattttcagaGG CTGCAGATGATGATCCGTTACCAGCTATAGATGGCCTACAAATTTCAGGCGAAGCTTTTCCTGGACGGGAACTTCAAGCATGTGGATACTCTATTAATGGAACAACCAGTTGCAATTTTGAG TGGGTACGCCATCGGGAAGATGGATCTGTTTATTACATTGATG GAGCAAAGCAACCAAACTATCTTGTTACTGCTGATGATGTTGAGACATACCTTGCTATTGAAGTCCAACCTCTGGATAACAGGAAGCGAAAG ggagAGCTTGTGAAGGTTTTTGCCAATGAGCACAAAAAGATAACTTGCG ATCCTGAAATGCAAAGTCACATAGAGAAGATTCTCGGTAGTGGTCATGcttcatttaaaatttatctgtCG ACTGGATATCTTGATATATGGGAACCGGCTACGTTGGCTATTAAGAGGGAAGCTTATAGTATTAAGTGTAGTGAAACTAGTGGTGTTGTACTTACGGAAAAGTTTTCGCCAACAACACTT GTAACAATTCCATATGGAAGTCCTACAGAACTCATAATATCTAATCCTGGCGGGGGTGagcatattttaaaaacagaTGATAGCTCGACTGATATTAGCTG